In Streptomyces ambofaciens ATCC 23877, a single genomic region encodes these proteins:
- a CDS encoding SCO2400 family protein, with product MDYCLPCRRHLNGALACPGCGTPADGLHPPDDHLADRTDRTQRTAPVPPTAEEVDASDETPDDASAGGRASRRDRKAAAHRRRRRRTLLVTAGFVLAAGGLSLAELGMDAPGSPARPAAAGDETTDGGVTREVGETSAVPVDGTSRTTPASGASSPGASASASSSASSSASASRSASESPEVEDPRTPDAGEDPSAPAATEPQETPPPRPPSTTPDAPPPAATPTPTPTPDPTPTETCDRFLWWCT from the coding sequence ATGGACTACTGCCTCCCGTGCCGACGGCACCTCAACGGCGCCCTCGCCTGCCCGGGCTGCGGCACCCCCGCCGACGGACTCCACCCGCCCGACGACCACTTGGCGGACCGCACGGACCGCACGCAGCGCACGGCGCCCGTACCGCCGACCGCGGAGGAGGTGGACGCGTCCGACGAGACCCCGGACGACGCCTCCGCGGGCGGCCGGGCCAGTCGCCGCGACCGCAAGGCCGCCGCGCACCGCCGACGCCGCCGCCGCACCCTGCTCGTCACCGCGGGATTCGTCCTGGCGGCCGGCGGACTGAGCCTCGCGGAACTCGGCATGGACGCCCCGGGCTCCCCGGCGAGGCCGGCGGCCGCCGGGGACGAGACGACGGACGGCGGGGTGACCCGGGAGGTGGGGGAGACGTCGGCCGTACCGGTCGACGGGACGTCGAGGACGACTCCGGCCTCGGGCGCCTCGTCCCCCGGCGCGTCGGCCTCCGCCTCGTCCTCGGCCTCCTCCTCGGCCTCGGCCTCGCGGTCGGCGTCGGAGTCCCCCGAGGTGGAGGACCCGCGAACGCCGGACGCGGGCGAGGACCCGTCCGCGCCCGCGGCCACGGAGCCGCAGGAGACGCCGCCCCCGCGGCCCCCGTCGACGACCCCGGACGCCCCACCGCCGGCCGCCACCCCCACCCCGACACCGACTCCGGACCCGACCCCGACGGAAACGTGCGACCGCTTCCTGTGGTGGTGCACCTAG
- a CDS encoding mandelate racemase/muconate lactonizing enzyme family protein, whose amino-acid sequence MRITGISTHVVGTPWRNLTYVQVHTDEGITGVGETRMLGHTDALLGYLKEAEANHILGSDPFAVEDLVRRMKYGDYGRAGEIVMSGIAVVEMACWDIKGKALGVPVWQLLGGKVTDKVKAYANGWYTTERTPEAYHKAAQGVMERGYRALKIDPFGTGHFELDHEQSLYAVSLIEAVRDAIGPDAELMLEMHGRFSPSTAVRLARELAPFKPAWLEEPVPPENLKALRKVAEKVDIPVATGERIHDRIEFRELFEDQSVDIIQPDVGHIGGIWETRKLAATAETHYTLVAPHNVGGPVLTAASLQVGFTSPNFKILEHFNDFADAEIKKVVKGAPQVDPEDGCFHLSHAPGLGVELDTDAAAEFPQQQARFDLWAEGWEQRKPKGSGA is encoded by the coding sequence GTGCGCATCACCGGAATCAGCACACACGTGGTCGGGACGCCGTGGCGCAACCTGACCTACGTCCAGGTGCACACCGACGAGGGCATCACCGGAGTCGGCGAGACCCGGATGCTGGGGCACACCGACGCTCTCCTCGGCTACCTGAAGGAAGCCGAGGCCAACCACATTCTCGGATCCGACCCGTTCGCTGTCGAGGACCTGGTCCGCCGCATGAAGTACGGCGACTACGGCCGGGCGGGCGAGATCGTGATGTCCGGTATCGCGGTCGTGGAGATGGCGTGCTGGGACATCAAGGGCAAGGCCCTCGGCGTCCCGGTCTGGCAGCTCCTCGGCGGCAAGGTCACCGACAAGGTCAAGGCGTACGCCAACGGCTGGTACACCACGGAGCGGACCCCGGAGGCGTACCACAAGGCCGCGCAGGGGGTCATGGAGCGCGGGTACCGGGCGCTGAAGATCGACCCGTTCGGCACCGGGCACTTCGAACTCGACCACGAGCAGAGCCTGTACGCCGTCTCGCTGATCGAGGCCGTGCGGGACGCCATCGGGCCGGACGCCGAGCTGATGCTGGAGATGCACGGCCGGTTCTCGCCCTCCACCGCCGTCCGGCTCGCGCGCGAACTCGCGCCCTTCAAGCCGGCCTGGCTGGAGGAGCCGGTGCCGCCGGAGAACCTCAAGGCGCTGCGGAAGGTCGCCGAGAAGGTCGACATCCCCGTGGCCACCGGTGAGCGCATCCACGACCGGATCGAGTTCCGCGAGCTGTTCGAGGACCAGTCCGTGGACATCATCCAGCCCGACGTCGGCCACATCGGCGGCATCTGGGAGACCCGCAAGCTCGCCGCCACCGCCGAGACCCACTACACCCTGGTGGCCCCGCACAACGTGGGCGGACCGGTGCTGACCGCCGCCAGCCTCCAGGTCGGGTTCACCTCCCCGAACTTCAAGATCCTGGAGCACTTCAACGACTTCGCCGACGCGGAGATCAAGAAGGTGGTCAAGGGCGCGCCACAGGTGGACCCGGAGGACGGGTGCTTCCACCTCTCCCACGCCCCCGGCCTCGGCGTCGAGCTGGACACCGACGCGGCGGCCGAGTTCCCGCAGCAGCAGGCCCGCTTCGACCTGTGGGCCGAGGGCTGGGAGCAGCGCAAGCCCAAGGGGTCCGGGGCATGA
- a CDS encoding organic hydroperoxide resistance protein, with protein MPIQQSEVLYTAVATAENGRDGRVATDDGKLDVVVNPPKEMGGSGAGTNPEQLFAAGYSACFQGALAVVARQEGADVTGSTVTAKVGIGKNDDGFGIIVEISAEIPSVDAATARSLVEKAHQVCPYSKATRGNITVTLV; from the coding sequence ATGCCGATTCAGCAGTCCGAGGTCCTCTACACCGCCGTGGCCACCGCGGAGAACGGCCGCGACGGCCGGGTGGCCACCGATGACGGCAAGCTCGACGTCGTCGTGAACCCGCCCAAGGAGATGGGCGGCAGCGGCGCCGGCACCAACCCGGAGCAGCTCTTCGCCGCCGGGTACAGCGCCTGCTTCCAGGGTGCGCTCGCCGTCGTGGCCCGCCAGGAGGGCGCCGACGTCACCGGTTCGACCGTCACCGCGAAGGTCGGCATCGGCAAGAACGACGACGGGTTCGGCATCATCGTCGAGATCTCCGCCGAGATCCCGTCGGTGGACGCCGCCACCGCGCGGTCGCTGGTGGAGAAGGCCCACCAGGTCTGCCCCTACTCCAAGGCGACCCGCGGCAACATCACGGTGACGCTGGTCTGA
- a CDS encoding serine hydrolase domain-containing protein, whose amino-acid sequence MTQEIHGTVADGFETVREEFAAVVAGQRPDHEAQVCAYVHGRRVVDLWTGAGADSLYGVHSATKGAALLVVALLVQEGTLELDRRVTYYWPEFAAEGKGALTLRDLLAHRAGVVGTDTGFTTAELADDRVVAERLADQRPYWRPGTAFGYHALALGALAGEVVRRATGHTLQEVYEERVRAPHRLDFHLGLPARLDHRFRPVRPMLRTPVQQVARATPPDGPHTLAAIAYNRNAADPTDLASLPNEPAVRARGPASVGGVASARGLAGLYAAAIGELDGRAPLLKPDTVAEFGQLHAVGYDLVLRTHRSYGLGFQATADTWHPFLGAGAVGHSGAGGCQAFADPFSGLAYGYTRRRFAHPDGAAAENQRLVAAVHGAALGR is encoded by the coding sequence ATGACGCAGGAGATCCACGGCACCGTCGCCGACGGCTTCGAGACGGTGCGGGAGGAGTTCGCGGCGGTCGTGGCCGGGCAGCGGCCGGACCACGAGGCCCAGGTGTGCGCCTATGTGCACGGTCGCAGGGTCGTCGACCTGTGGACCGGCGCCGGCGCCGACTCGCTGTACGGGGTGCACTCGGCGACCAAGGGCGCCGCCCTGCTGGTGGTGGCCCTGCTGGTCCAGGAGGGCACCCTGGAACTGGACCGCAGGGTGACCTACTACTGGCCGGAGTTCGCCGCCGAGGGCAAGGGCGCGCTGACCCTGCGCGACCTGCTGGCCCACCGTGCGGGCGTGGTCGGCACGGACACCGGGTTCACCACCGCGGAGCTGGCCGACGACCGGGTGGTCGCCGAACGCCTCGCCGACCAGCGTCCCTACTGGCGTCCGGGCACGGCCTTCGGGTACCACGCGCTCGCCCTCGGCGCCCTCGCGGGCGAGGTGGTGCGCCGTGCCACCGGCCACACCCTTCAGGAGGTCTACGAGGAGCGGGTCCGCGCCCCGCACCGGCTGGACTTCCACCTGGGTCTGCCCGCCCGGCTCGACCACCGCTTCCGCCCGGTGCGGCCGATGCTGCGCACCCCGGTGCAGCAGGTCGCCCGGGCCACGCCACCGGACGGGCCGCACACCCTCGCCGCGATCGCCTACAACCGCAACGCGGCCGACCCCACCGACCTGGCGTCCCTGCCCAACGAGCCCGCCGTCCGCGCCCGGGGCCCGGCCTCCGTGGGCGGCGTGGCCTCGGCGCGCGGGCTGGCCGGGCTGTACGCGGCGGCCATCGGGGAGCTGGACGGCAGGGCGCCGCTGCTGAAGCCGGACACGGTGGCGGAGTTCGGGCAGCTCCATGCGGTGGGCTACGACCTGGTGCTGCGGACGCACCGGTCGTACGGCCTCGGCTTCCAGGCGACGGCCGACACCTGGCACCCGTTCCTGGGCGCCGGGGCCGTCGGGCACAGCGGCGCGGGCGGCTGCCAGGCCTTCGCGGACCCGTTCAGCGGCCTGGCGTACGGCTACACCCGGCGCCGCTTCGCCCACCCGGACGGGGCCGCCGCGGAGAACCAGCGGCTGGTGGCGGCGGTGCACGGGGCCGCGCTCGGTCGCTGA
- the mmsA gene encoding multiple monosaccharide ABC transporter ATP-binding protein, whose translation MAGPVLEMRSIVKTFPGVKALSDVTLTVRQGEVHAICGENGAGKSTLMKVLSGVHPHGSYEGDVLFEGETCRFKDIRASEQHGIVIIHQELALVPYLSIAENIFLGNEHAKRGLINWNDTLRHATELLRRVGLDEHPETRVADIGVGKQQLVEIAKALSKKVKLLILDEPTAALNDEDSGKLLDLILSLKEQGMTSIIISHKLNEIRRVADSVTIIRDGQSIETLDVKAAETTEDRIISGMVGRDLENRFPDRTPHHPEEGSAPALEIRNWTVHHPIDQQRKVVDDVSIEVRRGEIVGIAGLMGAGRTELAMSVFGRTYGRYAGGTVLRDGTEIRTKSVPEAVGHGIAYVTEDRKHYGLNLIDTINRNISLTALGKVAKRGVVDEHGERQVAEGFRKSMNIKAPTVFEPVGKLSGGNQQKVVLSKWIFAGPEVLILDEPTRGIDVGAKYEIYTVIDQLAAQGKAVVFISSELPELLGMCDRIYTMAAGRLTGEFSRAEASQEALMRQMTKDKEVTR comes from the coding sequence ATGGCGGGACCCGTCCTGGAGATGCGCTCGATCGTCAAGACCTTTCCCGGTGTCAAAGCGCTGTCGGACGTCACGCTGACCGTCCGCCAGGGCGAGGTCCACGCCATCTGCGGGGAGAACGGCGCCGGCAAGTCGACCCTGATGAAGGTGCTCTCCGGCGTCCATCCGCACGGCAGCTACGAGGGGGACGTCCTCTTCGAGGGCGAGACCTGCCGGTTCAAGGACATCCGGGCGAGCGAGCAGCACGGCATCGTCATCATCCACCAGGAGCTGGCGCTGGTGCCGTATCTGTCCATCGCGGAGAACATCTTCCTCGGCAACGAGCACGCCAAGCGCGGACTGATCAACTGGAACGACACCCTCCGGCACGCCACCGAACTGCTGCGCCGGGTCGGTCTCGACGAGCACCCGGAGACCCGGGTCGCCGACATCGGCGTGGGCAAGCAGCAACTGGTGGAGATCGCCAAGGCACTGTCGAAGAAGGTGAAGCTGCTCATCCTCGACGAGCCGACGGCGGCGCTCAACGACGAGGACAGCGGCAAGCTGCTCGACCTGATCCTCTCGCTGAAGGAACAGGGCATGACCTCGATCATCATCTCGCACAAGCTGAACGAGATCCGCCGGGTCGCCGACTCGGTCACGATCATCCGCGACGGGCAGTCCATCGAGACGCTCGACGTGAAGGCGGCGGAGACGACCGAGGACCGGATCATCAGCGGGATGGTCGGCCGCGACCTGGAGAACCGCTTCCCGGACCGGACGCCGCACCACCCGGAGGAGGGGTCCGCGCCCGCCCTGGAGATCCGCAACTGGACCGTGCACCACCCCATCGACCAGCAGCGCAAGGTCGTCGACGACGTCTCGATCGAGGTGCGGCGCGGCGAGATCGTCGGCATCGCCGGGCTCATGGGCGCGGGCCGCACGGAACTCGCGATGAGCGTCTTCGGCCGCACCTACGGCCGGTACGCGGGCGGCACGGTCCTCAGGGACGGCACCGAGATCCGCACGAAGAGCGTCCCGGAGGCGGTCGGGCACGGCATCGCGTACGTCACCGAGGACCGCAAGCACTACGGCCTCAACCTCATCGACACCATCAACCGGAACATCTCGCTGACCGCGCTGGGCAAGGTCGCCAAGCGGGGTGTGGTCGACGAGCACGGGGAGCGGCAGGTCGCCGAGGGCTTCCGCAAGTCGATGAACATCAAGGCGCCGACCGTCTTCGAGCCGGTGGGCAAGCTGTCCGGCGGCAACCAGCAGAAGGTCGTCCTCAGCAAGTGGATCTTCGCGGGTCCCGAGGTGCTGATCCTGGACGAGCCCACGCGCGGGATCGACGTGGGCGCCAAGTACGAGATCTACACGGTCATCGACCAGCTGGCCGCCCAGGGCAAGGCGGTCGTCTTCATCTCCTCCGAGCTGCCGGAGCTGCTCGGTATGTGCGACCGCATCTACACGATGGCCGCGGGCCGGCTGACGGGTGAGTTCTCGCGGGCCGAGGCCTCGCAGGAAGCGCTGATGCGTCAGATGACGAAGGACAAAGAGGTAACCCGATGA
- a CDS encoding MarR family winged helix-turn-helix transcriptional regulator, which translates to MATPRDTTRRPDALTLEVVELIGEVVARFHADYEEAAAERALTGAQAKLLSLLSLEPLPMRKLAQKLKCEPSNVTGIVDRLEARGLVERRPDPADRRVKVAAATEEGRRVARGLRESLRFAREPLAGLSEGERIALRDALRRMLRD; encoded by the coding sequence ATGGCCACACCACGCGACACCACCCGCCGACCCGACGCGCTCACCCTTGAAGTCGTCGAGCTGATCGGCGAGGTCGTGGCCCGGTTCCACGCCGACTACGAGGAGGCGGCCGCCGAACGCGCCCTGACCGGGGCGCAGGCCAAGCTGCTCAGCCTGCTGTCGCTGGAGCCGCTGCCGATGCGGAAGCTGGCCCAGAAGCTGAAGTGCGAGCCGTCGAACGTCACGGGGATCGTGGACCGGCTGGAGGCGCGGGGCCTGGTCGAGCGCCGCCCCGACCCCGCCGACCGGCGCGTGAAGGTGGCGGCGGCGACGGAGGAGGGCCGACGGGTGGCCCGGGGCCTGCGGGAGTCACTGCGGTTCGCACGGGAGCCGCTGGCGGGGCTGTCGGAGGGTGAACGGATCGCTCTGCGGGACGCACTGCGGAGGATGCTGCGGGACTGA
- a CDS encoding NADP-dependent oxidoreductase — MTDSPALPTVNREWHLLSRPVGWPKPEDFSLVEAELPTPGEGQVLVRNLYVSVDPYMRGRMSAAKSYVAPYELGKPMQGGAVGEVVASNAEGIAVGDHVLHFFGWREYAAVDAKTAVKVDPEAAPLSTYLGVLGMTGLTAYAGLLRTAAFKEGDSVFVSGAAGAVGSQVGQIAKLKGASRVIGSAGSDEKVKLLVDEYGFDAAFNYKDGPVGEQLRTAAPDGVDVYFDNVGGDHLEAAIGSLNRDGRIAICGAISVYNNTQPAPGPKNLARLIQTRGRIEGFLVGDHYDLQSQFVQEVGPWVRSGELKYRETVVEGIENNLEAFLGVLRGDNTGKMIVKL, encoded by the coding sequence ATGACCGACTCCCCCGCCCTCCCCACCGTCAACCGTGAATGGCACCTGCTCAGCCGCCCGGTCGGCTGGCCCAAGCCCGAGGACTTCTCCCTGGTCGAGGCGGAGCTCCCCACCCCGGGCGAGGGTCAGGTCCTGGTGCGCAACCTGTACGTCTCCGTCGACCCGTACATGCGCGGCCGCATGAGCGCCGCCAAGTCCTACGTCGCCCCCTACGAGCTGGGCAAGCCCATGCAGGGCGGCGCGGTCGGCGAGGTCGTCGCCTCCAATGCCGAGGGCATCGCCGTGGGCGACCACGTCCTGCACTTCTTCGGCTGGCGCGAATACGCCGCCGTGGACGCGAAGACCGCGGTCAAGGTGGATCCGGAGGCGGCGCCGCTGTCGACGTACCTCGGCGTGCTCGGCATGACGGGGCTCACCGCGTACGCCGGTCTGCTGCGCACCGCGGCCTTCAAGGAGGGCGACTCGGTGTTCGTCTCCGGCGCCGCCGGTGCCGTCGGCAGCCAGGTGGGTCAGATCGCGAAGCTCAAGGGCGCCTCCCGGGTCATCGGCTCCGCCGGCTCGGACGAGAAGGTGAAGCTGCTCGTCGACGAGTACGGCTTCGACGCCGCCTTCAACTACAAGGACGGCCCGGTGGGCGAGCAGCTGCGCACCGCCGCCCCGGACGGCGTCGACGTCTACTTCGACAACGTGGGCGGCGACCACCTGGAGGCCGCCATCGGCTCGCTGAACCGGGACGGCCGCATCGCGATCTGCGGCGCGATCTCCGTCTACAACAACACCCAGCCCGCCCCGGGCCCGAAGAACCTCGCCCGTCTGATCCAGACCCGCGGCCGGATCGAGGGCTTCCTGGTCGGCGACCACTACGACCTCCAGTCGCAGTTCGTCCAGGAGGTCGGCCCCTGGGTCCGCTCCGGCGAGCTCAAGTACCGCGAGACGGTCGTCGAGGGCATCGAGAACAACCTGGAGGCGTTCCTCGGCGTCCTGCGGGGCGACAACACGGGCAAGATGATCGTCAAGCTCTGA
- a CDS encoding zinc-dependent alcohol dehydrogenase — translation MSGAVVIDAPGEHRLVPHEPREPGPGEALVRVHAAGICGSDREVYQGNRPEGYVRYPVTPGHEWSGTVERVGAGVPASLAGRGVVGEGFRNCQVCDRCHAGETTLCTAGYEETGFTRPGAMAPTLTLPARLLHVLPDGADLTAAALLEPAACIAAAALKANARPGERVAVVGTGTLGMFAVQFLRAASPGELLVVGTRGDREALSRQYGATDFRTKDQPLPDDFDVVVETAGSADAARTAAALLRRGGRLVLTGIPAPGADGLDPTDLVVRQLEVHTVFGAPPDAWAHTVRVFAAGLLDPRPLVTHELPLDGFAEAIELVGSGDPKVGKVLLRP, via the coding sequence ATGAGCGGCGCGGTCGTCATCGACGCGCCGGGCGAGCACCGGCTCGTGCCGCACGAGCCGCGCGAGCCCGGTCCCGGTGAGGCCCTGGTCCGGGTGCACGCGGCCGGGATCTGCGGCAGCGACCGCGAGGTGTACCAGGGCAACCGGCCCGAGGGGTACGTGCGTTACCCGGTCACCCCCGGGCACGAGTGGTCCGGGACCGTGGAGCGGGTCGGCGCCGGGGTGCCCGCCTCCCTGGCCGGGCGCGGGGTCGTCGGTGAGGGGTTCCGCAACTGCCAGGTCTGCGACCGCTGCCACGCGGGCGAGACGACGCTGTGCACGGCCGGGTACGAGGAGACGGGCTTCACCCGGCCCGGGGCCATGGCGCCCACGCTGACGCTGCCCGCCCGGCTCCTGCACGTCCTGCCGGACGGCGCCGACCTCACCGCCGCCGCCCTGCTGGAGCCCGCCGCCTGCATCGCCGCCGCCGCGCTCAAGGCGAACGCCCGCCCCGGCGAGCGGGTCGCCGTCGTCGGCACCGGGACGCTCGGCATGTTCGCCGTGCAGTTCCTGCGCGCCGCGTCCCCGGGCGAGCTGCTGGTCGTGGGCACGCGCGGGGACCGGGAGGCGCTGTCGCGGCAGTACGGCGCGACCGACTTCCGGACCAAGGACCAGCCGCTCCCCGACGACTTCGACGTCGTCGTCGAGACCGCCGGGTCCGCCGACGCCGCCCGCACGGCCGCCGCGCTGCTCCGCAGGGGCGGGCGTCTGGTCCTGACCGGCATCCCCGCCCCGGGCGCCGACGGGCTCGACCCCACCGACCTGGTGGTGCGCCAGTTGGAGGTGCACACCGTCTTCGGGGCGCCGCCGGACGCCTGGGCGCACACCGTGCGGGTCTTCGCGGCCGGTCTGCTCGACCCGCGGCCGCTGGTGACGCACGAGCTGCCGCTCGACGGGTTCGCCGAGGCCATCGAGCTGGTGGGGTCCGGCGACCCGAAGGTCGGCAAGGTACTGCTCCGGCCCTGA
- the chvE gene encoding multiple monosaccharide ABC transporter substrate-binding protein codes for MRNRRAALAAMASAASLALTLTACGQSGEGGSEEDKGGADGGTIGIAMPTKSSERWIADGANVEKELKAKGYETKLVYGEDDPDQQVSQIENMITQGVDALIVAAIDNKSLGNVLQQAKDADIPVISYDRLILGTENVDYYASFDNEKVGELQGGYIVDKLGLKAGKKGPFNVELFAGSNDDNNTKYFFQGAMNVLKPYMDKGEVVVRSKQTALNQVTTLRWDGGTAQKRMDDLLTSTYRSARVDAVLSPYDGISIGILSALKSDGYGSKAKPMPVVTGQDAEVASVKSIIAGEQTQTVYKDLRQLAKVASNMVDAVLNDKKPETNDTKSYDNGAKVVPAYLLQPVSVDKANYEKELVDGGYYTAGDLK; via the coding sequence ATGCGCAACCGCAGAGCCGCACTCGCCGCGATGGCCTCCGCCGCCTCCCTCGCCCTCACGCTGACCGCCTGCGGCCAGAGCGGAGAGGGCGGCAGCGAAGAGGACAAGGGCGGCGCCGACGGCGGCACCATCGGCATCGCGATGCCGACCAAGTCCTCCGAGCGCTGGATCGCCGACGGCGCCAACGTCGAGAAGGAACTGAAGGCCAAGGGGTACGAGACCAAGCTCGTCTACGGCGAGGACGACCCGGACCAGCAGGTCTCCCAGATCGAGAACATGATCACCCAGGGCGTGGACGCCCTGATCGTCGCGGCGATCGACAACAAGTCGCTGGGCAACGTGCTCCAGCAGGCCAAGGACGCCGACATCCCGGTCATTTCCTACGACCGGCTGATCCTCGGCACGGAGAACGTCGACTACTACGCCTCGTTCGACAACGAGAAGGTCGGCGAGCTCCAGGGCGGCTACATCGTCGACAAGCTCGGTCTGAAGGCGGGCAAGAAGGGCCCCTTCAACGTCGAGCTGTTCGCCGGCTCCAACGACGACAACAACACCAAGTACTTCTTCCAGGGCGCGATGAACGTCCTCAAGCCCTACATGGACAAGGGCGAGGTGGTCGTCCGCTCCAAGCAGACCGCCCTGAACCAGGTGACCACGCTGCGCTGGGACGGCGGCACCGCGCAGAAGCGCATGGACGACCTGCTCACCTCCACTTACCGCAGCGCCCGGGTCGACGCGGTGCTCTCGCCGTACGACGGCATCTCCATCGGCATCCTCTCCGCGCTCAAGTCGGACGGCTACGGCTCGAAGGCCAAGCCGATGCCGGTCGTCACGGGCCAGGACGCCGAGGTCGCCTCGGTGAAGTCGATCATCGCCGGTGAGCAGACGCAGACCGTCTACAAGGACCTGCGCCAGCTCGCCAAGGTCGCCTCGAACATGGTCGACGCGGTCCTGAACGACAAGAAGCCCGAGACCAACGACACCAAGTCCTACGACAACGGTGCCAAGGTCGTCCCCGCCTACCTGCTCCAGCCGGTCAGCGTGGACAAGGCCAACTACGAGAAGGAGCTCGTCGACGGCGGCTACTACACCGCCGGCGACCTCAAGTAA